Part of the Paludisphaera borealis genome, GCGGCGGTAGAGGAGCGTCTGGCGGACGGCGAGCCGGTAGAGCCAGCCGACGACCCGCCCGGGGTCGAGCAGGGGGGACCGCTGGGCCACGACGGCCAGGGCCACCTCTTGCATCACCTCGTCGACCCCCTGCGGCTCGCGCAGCCGGGTGGCGACCACGCGCCGCAGCCAACCGTCGTGGGCCGATAGTACGTCCCCCCAGTCGGGCATGGTCGAGCCCTCGGTTCCAATCCGTTGTTTGGGGTCCAACTCGCTCATGGTGCAAAGAAAGTTGCCGCCACCGGCGAGATCCTTGCAGGGAGCGGAGGTATTTTCGGAGATCGCCGCCCGAGATCTTATCGGCGCGGCTTGATCGGGGCGGGCAAGATGGTCTGCGTCGGCGCGAGCTTGAGCCAGTCGAGGCCGACGAGGTAGCTGGTGCTTTTGGGGTTTTTGCCGGCGATGGTGAGGCTGAGGACGTGCGTGCCGGCTTCGAGCGAGAGGACGCCGAGCGCGGCGGCCCCGGAGTGGACGACTCCCGGTGCGTAAAGATCGATCGGCCGGCCGAGGTCTTTGCCGTCGAGGGCGAGCTGGACCATCGCGTAGTCGGGAGCCTTGGTGAACCCGCCCCAGAGGGCGTAAGTGCCGTCCTGCTCGACGCGAACCTCCAGGTCGAGCCGCGCGCCGGGCTCGCGGACGATCCAGAAGAGCTGCTGCGCACCCGACCAGGCGTCACCGAACTGGGTCATGTCCTGGTTGTGGACGTCGCCGGCCGTCTTGCCGCGCACCTTAAGGCTCTCGGCCTCGATCGCGCCCGGCTCGCGGTTCACCGGCGGCCGGGGGCGGACCGTCCGGCTCGACAGGTTGGGTACGTCGGGGGCGATCGTCGCCCCGGGCGCGGCGTAGAAGTAGGCGAGGGTCCCGTACTGGATCGTCACGGCCTCCCAGTGCCAGACTTCGATATCGAAGTCGAGCGACTTCTGGAACGGCACGGAGTCGAGGATCTGGTGCCGGACGTTGCTGGTGTTCCCCTTGCTCCCCGGCCCGTCGCTCCGCGTCTGGCTGTGGAATGGGTTCATGTAAGGATGCGTATCGCCCCAGGCGTAGCCGAAATAGTCTTCGGTGCCGGTGCCGAACGTGCTGGGAAACTTCTCGCCGTCGACGTAGATCTTCTCGTCCCCCTCGCCCCACCAGGCCGGAGTCGGGTTGTAGATGTTGCACAACAGGCCGACGAACCGCCCAGCCCCGCCCTTGACCCGAAGCGCCGGCCAGTCGAGCGTGCCTTCGGCCTTCTTGGTTCGCAGGACCTCGTCGCTCCGCCATCGGGCGTGGAACGTGAGCTTGCCGGCGTTCGAGGGATCTTCGTGGATGTTCGCGCGGATCACGACGTCCGCCGCGTGATCCGATTGATTTTTCAGGCCGATCCGTGCTGAGTGTTGGTAAGGCATGTGCCACCGCGCGATCATCGCGGCGCTGTCGCCGACCTCGTTGACGGCCATCTGGAAATGATTGAGCCCCGGCCCGCTGCCGAAGAAGTCGCCGAGCGGCGTGGCGACCTGCGGCGTCACCGCGTCGTCGAACGTGATGGTCAATAACGTGCGGGCCAGGACGTCGGCGAGGGCGTCGTCGTCGAGATTCGACCGCGAGATTTGGCAGAGCAGAGCGGTGATCGCGCCGGGGCGGTCGCCGGGGTTGCGGGTGGGGATGATCTCGGTGGAGTGGCCCGGCCGCAGTCTGAACGGCTGCGATGCCGCCAGGTCGCCCGAGAACCGCGCCAAGGGCGATTCCAGCAGCGCGCGGCGTGTGTTCGCGATCGTCCCACCCGCCCGCGCGAGGACCTCGGGCGAGTAGCTTTCCACCTGGGTGTTCTTGGGGAGCGTCGTCACGTTCACCTGGTAATACTGGTCGCCCTTGGTGGTCGTGATCTTGATCGCCCGGGCGAACGGGAACGGAAAATACAGGTTGCGCCCGCGCGAGGCGTCGTGGCCGAACGGGGCCGAGAACGGCTCGATTTCGCCGTTGGTGATGCTCGCAAACGGCCCGGCGAGCGCCGGTTTGTCGGACCCGTCGATGTAGATCCGCAATTCGCCGTCGGGGTTGGCCGACCAGATCCGCGAGACGTAGCCGGGGCCCTTCGATTCGGCAAGCACCCATTCGCGATGGCCGCTCTCGCCTTCGACCCGCAGGTAGTGGCCGCGATCGCCGTTGGCGAACGGGTTGACGATCGTGTCGCCTTCGAGCTTGCTGGCGCGGTCGTAGCTGGAGAACATGACCGAGCGCTCGCCGGCGGCGGGAGGCTGGGCGAGCCACGAGAGGTCGACCATCCTCCGCAGCAGGCTCTCCACCGTGACCGTCGGCCCGTCGTCGGCCCGGGCGGGCGCCGCGAGCGCGCCCGCGACGGCGAAACACAGCAAGCAGCGTCGAGCTACGTTGGACATGGATGGAACTCCTCGCGAATCGATCGGGCGCGTTCCTTGTCTTCCCTCGCACTCCCACCATCGAATCAAACACGGGGGCGGCTGGCAAGGACCAGGCCCGAGCTTGAGGTTCTTGCCGGTGGATGGAGCCTGTGATACCGTCGATTCGCGGATCTTTGAGACACGCTCGGCGCGCGGGAGGTTGATCGATGACGGTTGCACGATGGTTGATGGTTGCTCGCCGGGCGGTCCTGGCGTCGATGGCGGTCCTGGCGTCGGTCGGTGGAACCGTGGCGACGGCGGCCGACGGCGCCGAGCCGAAGTCGTACTGGGTCTATGCGGGCTCGTACACCAACAGCAAGACGCCCAGCGAGGGGATTTACAAGTTCGAGCTTGACGCGGCGACGGGCAAGCTGACGCCCCACGGGCCGGCGGCGAAGCTCGCGAACCCTTCGTTTCTGGCCGTGCATCCGAACGGTAAGTTCCTGTACGCGGTCAACGAGGTCGAGACGCTGAACGGCGAGAAGGGGGGCGGCGTGACCGCCCTGGCTCTCGATCCCGAAACCGGCGCGCTGCGGGTTCTCAATCATCAGTCGACGAAGGGCGGAGCGCCTTGCCACCTGACGGTCGACGCCAAGGGGCGGAACGTCCTGGCGGCGAACTACGGCGGCGGCAGCGTCGCCTGCCTGCCGATCGCCGAAGATGGAACCCTGAAGCCGGCGTCGACGTTCATCCAGCACGAGGGCAAGAGCGTCGACCGTTCGCGCCAGGAAGCGCCGCACGCGCACTCGATCAACCTCGACCGCGCCAACCGGTTCGCGCTCGCGGCCGACCTCGGGCTCGACAAGGTGCTCGTCTACAAGTTCGACGGCGACCACGGCAAGCTGACGCCCAACGACCCGCCGTTCGCCAAGATCAAGCCGGGGACGGGCCCTCGTCACCTCGCCTGGCATCCTTCGGGCGGCTTCGCGTACGTCATCGGCGAGATGGGCAACACCGTGACCGTCCTCAAGTACGACGCCGCGAAGGGCGTGCTCGACGCGATCCAGACGATCGGCACGCTCCCCGCCGATTTCCACGGCAAGAGCTGGACCAGCGAGATCGTCGCGCACCCGACCGGCAACTTCGTCTACGGCTCGAATCGCGGCCACGACAGCATCGCGATCTTCACTGTCGAGGCGTCGACCGGCAAGCTCAAGGCGACCGGCCATCAGCTCACCGGCGGCAAGACCCCGCGCAACTTCGTCGTCGACCCGACCGGCCGCTGGCTGCTGGCCGAGAACCAGGACTCCAACACGATCGTCGTCTTCAGCATCGACCCCCAGACCGGGGCGCTCGCGCAGGTCGGCGAGCCGGTGGCGTCGCCGATGCCCGTCTGCATCCGGATGATCCCGAAGCCGGCCGCCGGCAAGTAACCCGGAGCCGGACGCGGACATGAGCGACGACGGATGGCTGGACGGGCCGGGCCCGGGACGCGCGCGCCAGGCGCGGCTGGTGTCGCTGTTGTACGCGCCCGACGACGTCGCCGCTCGATCGCGGCGGATCTACAACGCCGTGATCGAGCAGTCGGCCCAGATCCACGCCGGCGACTTCAAGGTCGTCGGCGTCGACGATTTGCAGTTGCTGTTCCGGCTGTACGACCGCGAATTCTTCCGCGAGCGGCTTGCGGAGATGCTCGCGGAGGACCGCGCGTATCCGATGGGCTTCCGGCTCTCGAAGCGGCTGACCCGGGCCGCCGGTCAGACGATCCGCCAGATCCGCCGGGTGAAGGCCGGGGGCAAGGTCGTCGACGACGTCGAATACGAGATCTCGGTCTCGACCACGCTGTTGTACAGCACGTTCCAGCACGTCGAGCGCGAGGTGATCGTCGGCGGGCTCGTCTGCCGCGACCGGCTCGAAGCCCTCCAGCGGATCATGGAGCACGAGCTGCTGCACCTCGCCGAGTTCCTCGGCTGGGGCCGGTCGAACTGCTCGGCCGATAATTTTCATATGCTCTCGCGTCGCATCTTCGCGCACGAAGGCGTGACGCACGACCTCGTCACCCCGCGCGAGCAAGCCGCGGCGGCCTACAACGTCCGCGTCGGCGACGTCGTCGCCTTCGAGATCGACGGCGCGCGCCGCCACGGCCGCGTCAACCGCATCACCCGCCGCGCCACCGTCCTCGTCGAAAGCCCCCAAGGCGAGCCCTTCACCGACGGCCGCCGCTACCTCACGTTTTACGTCCCGCTGCCGCTGCTGCGGAAAGTGGGCGGGTGATCAAGTCATCAAGAAGACGAATGTGGCAATCATCCCTTCTCCCCCGGGAGAAGGTGCCCCGCAGGGACGGATGAGGATCGTGGGATTTCGAGATCCGTGATGCAAGCGACGACCCTCATCCGGCCGTTCAACGCCCCGCCGCCGGCGCCTCGACCTGGCCCTTGGCGGCAAGGTAGGCGAAGAGGTCGCGGATCTCCTGGTCGGTGAGGCGTTCGAGCTGGCCTTCGGGCATCATCGAGACGTTCGACGGCTTGAAGTCCTCGATGTCTTCGCGGGCGAGGATGATGCGTTCGTTGGCGGTCTGGATGGTCAGGGTGCGGTCGTTCTGCTCGCGGATGATCCCCGAGATCAGGCGGCCGTCGGCAGTCCCGATGGTCGACACGGTGTAATCGCGCGCGACGGTCGCGCTGGGGTCGAGGACGTTCTCGAGGATGTAGTCGGCGTTCGCCCGGTCCGAACCCGTCAGCTCGGGGCCGACGTCGCCGCCGCCGTCGAACAGCTTGTGGCACTGGAAGCAGGTCCGCTGGAACAACGCGCGGCCGCGAGACGGATCGGCGGGCTCCTTCGAGGCCAGAACCGACTTGTATTTAGCGATCAGCGACGTCTTGTCGGCCGACGTCGGCCGGATCGTCCCCCAGACCGTTTCGAGCCGCTTAGCCACGTTCGCGTCCTTCAGAGCCAACAATTGACGGGCCGCCGTGACGCTCACGTCCCGGCGCGGGACGACGCCCTTCTCGACCGCGTCGAGCAGCGCGAGCGCCCAGGAGGGCCGGGCCGAGAGCGTGGCGACCGCGTCGTCGCGCTCGGCCTCGGTCAGCCCCGCATAGGCGTCGAGCACGACTTTCGGCGTGTCGGCGTCGGTGTACGCGGCCATCGAGCGGAGGGCTAGCCCCCGCATCGCGGCGTCGCTCAGCAGGCTGCGCAGCTCGACGCCGAGGCCGGGCACGCGACGCTCGACCAGCGTGCTCAAGGCGCGGGCGCGGCGGTCGGCCGGCGTCTTGGCGTCGAGGGTCGTCGCGCGGAGGGTGGCGATGGCCTTGGGTTCGTCGAGGATCACGGCTAAACGGAGCGCCTTTTCGAGCACGCTCGTGTCCTTGGTCGCGGCCAGCCCGGCGTAGATCTCGGCCCAGCCCTCGGGACGGGGGACCTGCTTGCGGCCTCGAAGCGCGTCGAGCACGCCGTCGAGCACGTCGCCCCGGACGTCGTCGCGGTCGAGCTTGAGGACCGGCCCGAGGGCCGCGAGCCCCTTGGCGGCGTCGGCCGTCACCACGCGACGCGCCAAGAAGTTGCGAAGCATCGGCAGTTGCACCCGCGTCGTCCATTCGGCCGCGCGATCGAAATCGGCCGCGGCGAGGGGCTCGACGCCGTACCAGGTCATCAGCGGCAGCATCGGGTCGGCGGGGTCGATCTTGGCCGAGGCGAGGACCTCGGCGAGCGGCCAGCGATCGGCGACCGGAATCCGTTGCAGGGCCGACGCCAGCGCGAGCCGGACGCGCGGCGAGGCTTCGTCCTTCGCCAGAGTGGTGAGCCGGGCCGCGACGGGCGCCGAGATCGAGCCGGCGTCGCCGAGCAGCCGGACCGCCCAGCCGCGCACCGATTCGTCGCGGTCGGTCAGGATTCCGAGGAGCGCCTTCTCGTCGAGCGCGCCGACGGCGTACAGCGTCCAGAGCGCCCGCAGGCGGCGGGTGGTCTCGGGGTTGTCGCGGAGGATCGTATTGAGGACGTCGCGCGCCTTGGACACATCGCCGCCGGCGATTGCCCGCTCTTGCAGCAGCCGCCGCGCGGTGCGGACGTACCACTCGTTCTTGTGGAGCTGGAGCTTGGCGAGCTCCTCGTCGGACTGCTTGGCGAGGTCGACCTTCACGGGCTTGGGATCGCCGTAGCTAAGCTTGTAGATGCGTCCATTTTCGCGGTGGGCGTTGTCGGCGTCGTTCTCATGGCATTCGCCGATGTCCGCCCAGTCGGTGAAGTAGACGGCGCCGTCGGGGCCGTACTTGAGTTCCAGGCCGCGGAACCAGACGTCGTTGCCGTTCAGGAGGTCGGGCTCGTGGTGGGCGACGTAGCCCGATCCCTTGCGTTCGAGGCGGTCGTGGTTGACGCGGTGGCCGTGGATGTTGAAGGTGTACGCGCCGTTGCGGTAGCTGTCGGGCCAGTTGTCGCCGAGGTAGACCATCGCGCCGACGTGCGCGTGGCCGCCGCCGACCTCGCTGTGCTTGGCGTGGTCCTTCCCCTCGCGCGACTCGGTCCAGTGGCCGCCGGCCCAGTGCAGGTGGTCGGCGCAGGTGGGGATCAGGCCGTACGAATTGACGACGAAGTCCTCGCCGAACATCCGCTGAAACCGCGCGCCGGGGACGACGTGGAACAGGTGCGGGATCACGCAGTTGGTGATGAACGCCTCGCCGTAATCGTCGAAGTCGAGGCCCCAGGGGTTGGTCGTGCCGTGGGCGACGGCCTCGAAGACCTGGCGCGTCGGGTGGTATCGCCAGACGCCGGTGTTGATCGGCGTGCGATCGCCGTCGGGCGTCCCCGGCCGGCCGACGCGCGAGTTCGAGAGGATGCCGTTGCACCCCCAGAGCCAGCCGTCGGGACCCCATTTCAGGGCGTTGAACATATTATGCTGAGCCTTCACGTCCCAGCCGTCGAGCGCGACGACCGGCGCCGAGTCGGGCTTGTCGTCGCCGTCGCGGTCGGGGATGAACAGCAGGTTGGGCGTGGCGCAGAGCCAGACGCCGCCGTGCCCCAGCTCGATCCCGGTGAAGCTCGTGCCGCCTTCGTAGAAGACGGTGCGGCGGTCGAACTTGCCGTCGCCGTCGGAGTCTTCGAAGATGACGACGCGGTCCTTGCCGTGCGGTCCGCCCAGCCAGATCGGATACGAGAAATTCTCGACGACCCAGAGCCGTCCCCGGGGGTCGATCGTGAAGGCGATCGGCTGGACGACGTCGGGCTCGGCGGCGAACGGCGTGACCTTGAAGCCGGGCGGAATGATCATCCGCGCGGGGGCTTGATCAACGGGGACCGGCAGCGACGTCGCCGGCGGCTCGGCCGCGTTCGAGAGCGTTGCAACCGCCAGGGCGAGCCCGGCCGCGAAGGTCGACAAGGTGAGGGAGGAACCGTGTCGCACGGTCATCATGGAGTGCTCCGAGTGTGGCTGGTGAACGACTACGTTCGAGGCGACGCAAGGCGTCGCGGCGGGGAGGCCGATTCTCGTCTTCTATCATAATCTCGGATGCATGGGAACCGACAGGGGCCGGCTTCCTCGCCGAGACTCGGCGACCGGCGGAAGCCCGCATTACCGTAGGGGCGTCCCTTGTGGGCGCCCGAATCGCGGGAGCGCCGCAGTCGCCGACGCCGCTTGGGCGCCCACAAGGGACGCCCCTACGTGTGCAGCCCAAACGCAATCTGAGCTAATTCTCATTCGGTTCCGAATTCGACCGGGAATCGAGCAGCGGCTTGAGCGCCGACCAGAGCTGTTCCTTGAGGTCGATGATCGGCGGGTTGTCGAGTTCCTCGGGGGACGTCGTCGCGGAGTCGGCGGCCAGGACGCCGACGGTCAGTTCGCCGTCGGTGTAGTACAGGTCGCCGCCGCCGTTGCGGCCCAGCAGGGTCGCGCCGACGCCGGTGACCTGGTACAGAACTTTCAGCCGCCCCGCGCGGCGGAGGTCGGCGATCAGGCCGTCGCGCTCGGCGTCGACGTCGGGGGCGATGTGGTGGGTGATCTGCCCGGTGCGGTGGCTGAGGCCGACGCTGCGGTCGAACGTGACCGCGCCGATCCAGAGCGGCAGGCCGTCCTTGCCCAGGTCGGTCGACTTCCAGAACCGGACGTGATGCCTGTGCCGCGCGCTGTCGCCGGCGGGCTTCTCGAACGCGAGGTCCTGCTTCCGCCCGAACACGAACAACGGGCTGACCGGGGCCTCGGGATACGGCCGATCGCGGATCACGCTGCTGGCGATGGCGATGCTTGTCCGCAGCGTCACCGGGTCGGCCGGGTCCCAGCCCGACTGGACGATCGCGTCGACCAGCTCCTTCTCACCGCCGATCAACCCCACGTTGAGCGGATCGCCGGGAATCCCCTGCGCCGTCACGGTCGTCTTGGGCGCGTTCTCCATCGCCGGCTGATGCTCGTAGTGCTTCCACAAGAACGGCAAGATCAAATAAGCCGCCGCCAACCAGACCACGACCACCACGCCGAGGATTTTAAGTCCTCTGACCGTCCAGCGCCGCTTCCTCGACCGGACGACCGTCGCGGTCGTCGTCGTGGTCGCAGCCGTCGCGTCCTCGCCGCCTTGATCGTCGGTCATGCCGGCCTCAATCCGCTGTCAAATCTCGGGAATGTCGTCGTTTCCGAGTGTACCCGACGCCCGGCGCAGACGGCCAGAAGGGCGTTGCTGCTGAAGGCCCTCAACCCGTCGATCGACGTCCGCATGTTTTAGCTCTGGGTCAAGGGGCTGGTTGTCGGACGCGCGGTCGATAGGGGTTGGGGTCGGGAGGACCCTTCCGCAGCTCGAACCGCAGCCGGGTCGGCTTGCCGGGGGCGAGCTCGACGGGCTCGCTTTGCGCGGGGGACGCTTCGTAGCCGTACGTTCGGGCGGCGAAGGGGTCGAACCAGCTCGTGACCGGCTCGCGCATGCCGCCGAAGTGGAAGCGATAACGCCGACCGGGGGCGGGGGCGACCGTAGCGTGCAACTCGCCCTTCTCGTCCGTCCAGGCCGTCCGCAGCACGGTCGAGACGTCTTCGGCGGACCTGGACTTCTCGTCGGGCGGGCCCTCGGCGGTCCACCAGAAGAAGACGTCGGGCATCGGCTTGCCCGTGCCGGTCTCGACGGCTTCGATGATCAATTCGGCGCCGACCTTCTGGCGGATTTCGAGGGGCGAGGGGGTCTCGCCGGGCTTGACGTCGATGGGATCTTGGTAGGTCGGGAGATAGCGGGAGCGAGCCGGCGGGTTGGAGATGAGATAGACGTGCTCCCCCGGCGGCGAGTGGAGTCGGATCTTGCCCGCGTCGTCGGTATCGCCTGACTCGGAGGCCCCGAGTTCCGCACGCATCTGAATGTGGGCTCCGGCGACGGGCTTGCCGTCGTCGTCGGCGAGGACGAGCACGTCGATCGGCCGGAGCTTCGGGACGGTGATCGTGACCGGACTCGTCCGCGCCTGGTGCGTTCCAAGAAAGATGCTCCCGACGGAGGTCGGTTTGTGGTCCTGATCCGGCCCGTCGACGGTCGCGGCGAAGAGGCTGAACTCGGTGCGGGTCGACTCGGGACGCGTGACGACGAGCGAGTAGCAGAACCGCTCGGTGAGCCCTTCGATCCGGAAGCCGCCGTCGGCGCCGGTCTGGGAACGACCGAGGCCGTCGGGCAAGACGTTCCATTCCAAGTCGTCGATATTGCCCGCCTCGCGGCCGTCGGCGTCGATCTCCGCATGGTTGACGACCCGAACCTTCGCGCCCGGGATCGGCTCGCCTCGTTCGTCGACGATCCGGCCGTGCAGGGCGGCCGCCTTGCCGAACTTCAGGTCGAGCGTGACGTTGGACTGTAAGAAGAGATGGCCCTGACCGCCGTTCTCATCCAGGTTCTCGGGGTTGAACTGCCACATCGACAACCCTCGGCCCCAGGCGATCCCCTTGCCGGGCGCCTCGCCCGAGACGAGGAACCGGATATGGGGGGGCATTGCCTGGTTCGGGAGCAACTTGCTCGAGGTCAGGACCGGCAGATGGATGCCCCGGAAGTCGTATCCTCCCTCGGCGTCGGTCGTGGTCGTGGCGGCCGGTTTCACACCTTCGCGCGTGACGGCGTAGAGCGTGACTTTGGCCTTCGCGATCGGCTCGCTCCGCTCGTCGCGCGCCGCGCCCGAGACGCGCGCGGCGATGGTTTCGGGGATCGGCGTGAACAGGTAAGGCTCGGGGCTGCCCGGCGCGATCGCCATCTTCGTGAACGCCCTCCCGACCTTGGGCGCCTGTCGGCCGCGCTCCGGAGCGGCCGGAGCGTGCTTCGCCTCGGGCTGCTGGGGATGCGGTGGGACGAACGTGTTCTGAAGCTCGACCACGGCTTGCTTGCGGAGCCCGGGGTATCGCTCGGTCCAGAGGGCGTTGTATTTCGCCGACAGCTCGGCCTTGCGCCGCTCCAGGGCCTTGCGGGCCGGGCCGTCCTGGACCTTGGCGGTTTCAAGGTCCGTCGCGGACATCTCCTCCATCAAGGGGGCGACGTCGGGGGCGTTCGCGAAATCCTGGCCGATGCGGGCGTCAACGCGCCACGGCGCGAACTCGTCCGCACCGGTGAGGATGCGCCGACGGAACTCGTCGTAGTGCTCGCTCCAGGCGGCGTGATACTTCGTCCACAACTCGTCCTGGCGTTTCTCAGCGGCCGCGAGAGCCGGGTCGAGACGTCCTCGGCCCGCTCTCCTGGCTTCCACCACATCGCGATCGGCCGCCTGGACATCCCATATCAGCCGTCCCAGGGCGGGGTCGCGTTGGAACTCACTGGTGATCTTGCCTTCGAGATCGTCCGGCGCGCCTTCCTTGATATTGGCGAGCACCCGCCGACGAAGCTCGGCATAGCGCTCGTTCCAAAGCGTGTTGTACTTCGCAGTAAGATCGGACTTCAGCTCCGCGGCGGCCTTGAAAGCCGCATCCGCATGGCCGCGCCCCTCATTGGCGAGCCGGTCGATATCCTGATCCACGGCGACGATGGATTGGACCAAGGCGGAGACGATGGAGTCGGCCTTGAACAGGCTTTGGATTCGGGCTTCGAGTTCCAGGTCGCGCGGAGCTTCCGCGATCACCTCGGCGGGCGCCCGCCGACGGATCTCGTCGTAACGCTCGGTCCAGAGGGCGAAGTATTTCGCCATCAACTGATCCTTGCGCGTTGCGATCGCCTTGACGGCCGGCTCGGCGTCCGCCCGGCCCGCGCTCCGAGCGTCGTAGTATTCTCCGTCCGTCGCGATGACGTCGCGGATCAAGGCGGCGACGTCGGGGGTGCGTTGGAATTCGCCCTGAATCCAGGCGTGGAGCTGTTCCGGCGACCATCGAGGGGATGCGGGGCTTTTCCCCTGCTCCTGACAGTATGCGGCGAACACGATCGCCGGGACGGCCAGGGTCGAAGCGACGAGGGCGATGGCGGAGCGCGAGGCCTTCATGGCGGGTTCCTCCAGGTTGAGGATGCGACCGACGCGATCGTGGCAGTGCTCGCGCTCGTCACCTCTGACTGGGCTCATTGTCGCCGGAGCGATGCGTGGGGTCAAATCGCTCTGCATCGTCGAGAGACGAATCCGGCTCGCCGCCCGGCCGGCCAGGTCCGAATACAAGCTCGAAGCGCCAGCGAGTGAATTCCCGAGCCGAGCACCGGGGAACATTCACTCGCTGGCGCTTCGAGCTTGTATCGGTGCATGCCCTCGCGGGAGTATTTTCAGAGCAATCGGTCATGCCGCCCACGGACCGGAGTTTTCATGGCAGCCCGAAGCGCAAGCGAGTGAATGGTTTTGCGTTTGCTGATGTGGTGATTAAGACGCCTTCCCCTTCCGCAGCTCGAACCGCAGCCGGATCGGCTTGCCGGGGACGAGTTCGACGGGCTCGCTCTGGGCGGGGGTGGCTTCGTAGCCGTGCTTCTCGGGGGCCGCCGGCGAGAACCAGTCTCGGTTCGGCGCGCCCATGCCGCCGAAGAAGAAGCGATGGCGACGGCCGGGCCTGGGAGTGAGCAGGCCGCGGAGTTCGCCTTTTTCGTTCGTCGAGGTCCGCTCCAGAACCTCCACGAGATCGTCGCCGGGTTCGATCTTTTGGTCGGGCTGGTCGTCGTCGGTCCACCAGAAGAAGACGCCGGGGATCGGCTTGCCCGTGCCGGCCTCGACGGCTTCGATGATCAATTCGGCGCCGGGCTTCTGGCGGATTTCGAGCGGCAGGGGGGCGTCGCCGGCCTCGACGACCAGGGGGCCTCGGTTGGTACGAAGATAGCGTGAGTTCTTCGGCGGGCTCGAGCCCGTAACCGCGTATTCGCCCGGCGGCAGGCCGAGGCGGGCCTTGCCCGAGGCGTCTGTGATTCCCTCCGCGACGAAACCGGTCGACCACCACGGGCTGCCCAGACGGACGTCGGCGCCGGCGACCGGCTTGCCGTCGTCGTCGCCCAC contains:
- a CDS encoding carboxypeptidase regulatory-like domain-containing protein; the protein is MKASRSAIALVASTLAVPAIVFAAYCQEQGKSPASPRWSPEQLHAWIQGEFQRTPDVAALIRDVIATDGEYYDARSAGRADAEPAVKAIATRKDQLMAKYFALWTERYDEIRRRAPAEVIAEAPRDLELEARIQSLFKADSIVSALVQSIVAVDQDIDRLANEGRGHADAAFKAAAELKSDLTAKYNTLWNERYAELRRRVLANIKEGAPDDLEGKITSEFQRDPALGRLIWDVQAADRDVVEARRAGRGRLDPALAAAEKRQDELWTKYHAAWSEHYDEFRRRILTGADEFAPWRVDARIGQDFANAPDVAPLMEEMSATDLETAKVQDGPARKALERRKAELSAKYNALWTERYPGLRKQAVVELQNTFVPPHPQQPEAKHAPAAPERGRQAPKVGRAFTKMAIAPGSPEPYLFTPIPETIAARVSGAARDERSEPIAKAKVTLYAVTREGVKPAATTTTDAEGGYDFRGIHLPVLTSSKLLPNQAMPPHIRFLVSGEAPGKGIAWGRGLSMWQFNPENLDENGGQGHLFLQSNVTLDLKFGKAAALHGRIVDERGEPIPGAKVRVVNHAEIDADGREAGNIDDLEWNVLPDGLGRSQTGADGGFRIEGLTERFCYSLVVTRPESTRTEFSLFAATVDGPDQDHKPTSVGSIFLGTHQARTSPVTITVPKLRPIDVLVLADDDGKPVAGAHIQMRAELGASESGDTDDAGKIRLHSPPGEHVYLISNPPARSRYLPTYQDPIDVKPGETPSPLEIRQKVGAELIIEAVETGTGKPMPDVFFWWTAEGPPDEKSRSAEDVSTVLRTAWTDEKGELHATVAPAPGRRYRFHFGGMREPVTSWFDPFAARTYGYEASPAQSEPVELAPGKPTRLRFELRKGPPDPNPYRPRVRQPAP